In Clostridium sporogenes, one genomic interval encodes:
- a CDS encoding Veg family protein yields MERRNVIANIKRDIESHVGERVTLKANGGRRKTFVNEGVLEETYPSIFVIRLEDDTQRKVTYSYSDVLTKTVQLDFVL; encoded by the coding sequence ATGGAAAGAAGAAATGTCATCGCTAACATAAAGAGAGACATAGAAAGCCATGTTGGTGAAAGGGTAACTTTAAAAGCAAATGGTGGAAGAAGAAAAACATTTGTTAATGAAGGTGTACTAGAAGAAACTTACCCAAGTATTTTTGTTATAAGATTAGAAGACGACACCCAAAGGAAAGTGACATATAGTTATTCGGATGTATTAACAAAGACAGTTCAATTAGATTTTGTATTATAA
- the yabG gene encoding sporulation peptidase YabG, giving the protein MEIGDIVVRKSYKKDITFKIIDIKQEEDREIYTLKGVNVRIIADSPYEDLEEVSVATMTKKEEVFTSKVNDSIKKILDDRKFRGEAKGKHLNKKSKIEKMYRTNKNIKTKELYFGRPGKILHVDGDSEYLDTCLKVYKQLQLDVVGETVLEKEQPNKVLNLVKLYKPDIVVITGHDAVLKETENYTDINNYRNSKYFVKTVGVLRDYERSYDDLIIFAGACQSCYEAILDAGANYASSPGRVLIHCLDPVFLCEKIAYTNISNIVSIEDALENTITGIKGIGGLQTRGKYREGFPKSEYV; this is encoded by the coding sequence ATGGAAATAGGAGATATAGTTGTAAGAAAATCTTATAAAAAAGACATAACATTTAAAATAATAGATATAAAGCAAGAAGAAGACAGGGAAATATATACTTTAAAAGGTGTAAATGTAAGAATAATAGCAGATTCGCCATACGAAGATTTAGAAGAAGTATCAGTAGCTACCATGACTAAGAAAGAAGAAGTGTTTACTAGTAAAGTCAATGACTCTATAAAAAAAATATTAGATGATAGAAAATTTAGAGGGGAGGCTAAGGGAAAGCACTTAAATAAGAAAAGTAAGATAGAGAAAATGTATAGAACAAATAAAAATATAAAAACCAAAGAATTGTATTTTGGGAGGCCAGGTAAAATTCTTCATGTAGATGGAGATTCAGAATACTTAGATACATGCCTTAAGGTATACAAGCAATTGCAGTTAGATGTGGTTGGAGAGACCGTTTTAGAAAAGGAACAACCTAATAAGGTATTAAATTTAGTTAAGTTATATAAACCTGATATCGTAGTCATAACAGGCCATGATGCTGTATTAAAAGAAACGGAAAATTATACAGATATAAATAACTATAGAAACTCTAAATATTTTGTTAAGACTGTAGGGGTTTTAAGAGATTATGAAAGAAGTTATGATGATTTAATTATATTCGCTGGGGCTTGTCAATCTTGTTATGAAGCTATATTAGATGCAGGTGCTAATTATGCTAGTTCACCAGGAAGGGTTTTAATACATTGCTTAGACCCAGTATTTTTATGTGAAAAAATAGCCTATACAAACATAAGTAATATAGTATCTATAGAGGATGCTTTAGAGAATACAATAACAGGTATAAAAGGAATCGGTGGATTGCAGACCAGAGGGAAATATAGAGAAGGGTTTCCTAAGTCAGAATATGTATAG
- a CDS encoding CotS family spore coat protein: MMREFEIERQFNIKIEKLKPHRGVYHLKTNEGDRCLKKINYGVQKLLFVSGAKEHLMKNGFNYVDNYFLNLNEEPYALVNEDIYTLSEWIEGRECNFRDKEDLILAARALAYLHIASKGYEPPENSKLKTDLGRWPNLMKKRVRSLDKMREMIRKNNNKTDFDLSYIKNIEFYKELGKRSMKVLEDSAYMEICKKTEEEKSFCHHDYTYHNIIIDKNNDINVIDFDYCKREIKTYDISNFMIKVLKRVDWNIEYAELILNSYTAINPLKQEEYRTLFAFLLFPQRFWRLSNRYYYNEVTWPSNTFNKKMEELISEKDKYINFIEEFKKIYSQKE, encoded by the coding sequence ATGATGAGAGAATTTGAAATTGAAAGACAGTTTAATATTAAAATTGAAAAACTTAAACCTCATAGAGGAGTATATCATTTAAAAACTAATGAAGGAGATAGATGTTTAAAAAAAATTAATTATGGGGTACAAAAATTATTATTTGTTTCTGGTGCTAAAGAGCATCTTATGAAGAATGGATTTAACTATGTGGACAATTATTTTTTAAATCTAAATGAGGAACCCTATGCACTTGTAAACGAAGATATATATACTTTGTCAGAATGGATAGAAGGGAGAGAATGTAATTTTAGAGACAAAGAAGATCTCATATTAGCAGCTAGGGCATTAGCTTATCTTCATATAGCATCAAAAGGATATGAACCTCCAGAGAATAGTAAGCTGAAAACAGATTTAGGTAGATGGCCAAATTTAATGAAAAAAAGAGTTAGATCTTTAGATAAGATGAGAGAAATGATAAGGAAGAATAACAATAAAACGGATTTTGATCTAAGTTATATAAAAAACATAGAATTTTACAAGGAATTAGGTAAGAGATCTATGAAAGTTTTAGAGGATTCTGCTTATATGGAAATATGCAAAAAAACTGAGGAAGAAAAAAGCTTTTGTCATCATGATTATACTTATCATAATATAATAATAGATAAAAATAATGATATTAATGTTATAGATTTTGATTATTGTAAAAGAGAAATAAAAACCTACGATATTTCTAATTTTATGATAAAGGTTTTAAAAAGAGTAGATTGGAATATAGAATATGCAGAACTTATATTAAATTCTTACACAGCCATAAATCCATTAAAACAGGAAGAGTATAGAACCTTATTTGCATTTTTATTATTTCCACAGAGATTTTGGAGATTAAGCAACAGATATTATTACAATGAAGTTACTTGGCCATCAAATACTTTTAATAAGAAGATGGAGGAATTGATTTCTGAAAAAGATAAATATATTAATTTTATTGAAGAATTTAAAAAAATATATTCACAAAAAGAATAA